Proteins co-encoded in one Setaria viridis chromosome 9, Setaria_viridis_v4.0, whole genome shotgun sequence genomic window:
- the LOC117837598 gene encoding uncharacterized protein, which yields MTTVSRALGSAFAGFTRTPVAAPAATTLHSPCGSSALLRHWQWSRASRARRFSSGRAARISMSLRAGIVGLPNVGKSTLFNAIVENGKAQAANFPFCTISPNVGVVAIPDPRLQVLSKLSKSQQTVPTSIELVDIAGLVKGASKGEGLGNQFLSNIREVDSILQVVRCFEDDDIVHVNGKVDPRSDIDVINLELIFSDLEQIEKRLDKLKKSKTKDAQVKVKEQAEKTGLEKIQEALMDGKPARSVDLADHEKEAIQHLCLLTMKPVIYVANVTESDLAEPDSNPHVKEVAKAASDLESGIVTISAQVEAELAELPLEERVEYLKSLGVAESGLGNLVKATYDLLGLRTYFTTGDKETKAWTILSGMTAPQAAGVIHSDFQKGFIRAETVSYDDFVAAGSLGAAREKGLLRLEGKDYVVQEGDVMLFRFNV from the exons ATGACGACGGTGTCGCGCGCGCTCGGCTCCGCGTTCGCGGGCTTCACGCGGACCCCTgtcgcggcgccggccgcgacgACCCTGCACTCCCCGTGCGGCTCGTCGGCGCTGCTCCGACACTGGCAGTGGAGCCGGGCCAGCCGCGCCCGGCGGTTCTCGTCCGGCCGCGCGGCACGGATTAGCATGAGCCTCCGTGCAGGAATTGTCGGGCTGCCCAACGTCGGCAAGTCCACCCTCTTCAACGCCATT GTCGAAAATGGGAAGGCGCAAGCCGCAAACTTTCCCTTTTGCACCATCAGCCCAAATGTTGGTGTGGTGGCTATCCCTGATCCTCGCTTGCAGGTGCTCTCAAAATTAAGCAAGTCACAGCAGACGGTCCCAACATCCATAGAGCTTGTGGACATTGCAGGTCTTGTCAAAGGAGCAAGCAAAGGAGAG GGACTAGGAAATCAATTTCTTTCAAACATCCGTGAAGTAGATTCCATACTTCAG GTTGTGCGATGCTTTGAGGATGATGATATTGTTCATGTCAATGGCAAAGTTGATCCCAGGTCAGACATTGATGTTATTAACCTAGAGCTGATATTTTCAGATCTTGAACAG ATAGAGAAGAGGTTAGATAAGCTCAAAAAGAGCAAAACTAAAGATGCACAAGTAAAAGTGAAG GAACAAGCAGAGAAAACAGGGCTGGAGAAAATACAGGAGGCACTTATGGATGGAAAGCCTGCAAGATCGGTTGATTTGGCTGACCATGAGAAAGAAGCTATACAACATCTTTGTCTGCTGACTATGAAACCTGTCATTTACGTTGCTAATGTCACAGAATCAGATCTTGCTGAACCTGATAGCAATCCTCATGTCAAAGAGGTGGCTAAAGCAGCATCAGACCTGGAATCTGGCATCGTTACGATATCAGCTCAG GTTGAAGCTGAACTGGCTGAGCTACCTTTGGAAGAGAGAGTAGAATATCTAAAATCTCTTGGTGTTGCTGAAAGCGGACTAGGCAATTTGGTAAAAGCGACATATGACCTATTGGGACTAAGAACTTATTTCACAACCGGAGATAAG GAAACGAAAGCTTGGACTATTCTTTCAG GCATGACTGCGCCTCAAGCAGCTGGAGTTATTCACAGTGACTTTCAGAAAGGATTTATTAGAGCTGAAACT GTATCCTATGATGATTTCGTTGCGGCGGGTTCACTCGGAGCAGCAAGGGAGAAAGGGCTG TTGAGGTTGGAAGGGAAGGATTATGTTGTGCAAGAAGGCGATGTCATGCTTTTCAGATTCAACGTGTGA
- the LOC117836178 gene encoding alpha N-terminal protein methyltransferase 1, which produces MDSRGFDSAGRVFSNATEMWVEELGSTATATTSAAAEAEAAPTTAAAAGNGDAGEEASGDGKRKEWYSKAIAYWQGVEASTEGVLGGYGCVNDADVKGSDAFLRPLLAERFGTAKRHLVALDCGSGIGRVTKNFLLRHFNEVDLVEPVSHFLEAARENLTGCMDQGEDSHKAANFYCVPLQDFTPEEGRYDVIWIQWCIGQLPDDDFISFFNRAKVGLKPDGFFVLKENIARNGFVLDKVDNSVTRSDPYFRELFKKCGLYILSVQDQKELPKELFAVKMYALVTSQPKMQNSGKRRRPKNKPRMIRS; this is translated from the exons aTGGATTCCCGCGGATTCGATTCAGCCGGCCGCGTCTTCTCCAACGCCACAGAGATGTGGGTGGAAGAGCTcggctccaccgccaccgccacgacctccgccgccgcggaagCTGAAGCTGCcccgaccaccgccgccgccgcaggcaaCGGTGACGCCGGGGAGGAAGCGAGCGGCGACGGGAAGCGCAAGGAGTGGTACTCCAAGGCTATCGCCTACTGGCAA GGCGTGGAGGCGTCGACGGAGGGGGTCCTGGGAGGTTACGGGTGCGTGAACGACGCGGACGTCAAGGGCAGCGACGCCTTCCTCCGCCCTCTCCTCGCCGAGCGGTTCGGCACCGCGAAGCGTCATCTCGTTGCCCTTG ATTGTGGCTCGGGTATTGGACGCGTTACAAAGAATTTTCTTCTTAGGCATTTCAATGAG GTTGATCTTGTCGAGCCAGTATCTCATTTTCTTGAAGCTGCACGGGAAAATCTTACTGGATGTATGGACCAAGGAGAAGACTCACACAAGGCTGCCAACTTTTACTGTGTGCCACTTCAG GACTTTACTCCCGAGGAAGGAAGATATGATGTGATATGGATTCAGTGGTGCATAGGGCAACTTCCTGATGAtgatttcatttcattttttaatCGTGCCAAG GTTGGGCTGAAACCTGATGGATTTTTTGTTCTGAAAGAGAACATTGCAAGAAATG GATTTGTGTTAGACAAGGTGGATAACAGTGTCACTAGATCCGATCCATACTTTAGGGAGCTATTTAAAAAGTGTGGATTATATATCCTCAGTGTTCAG GACCAGAAGGAGCTCCCAAAGGAACTATTTGCTGTCAAAATGTATGCACTGGTGACCAGTCAACCAAAAATGCAGAATAGTGGAAAGAGAAGGCGACCTAAAAATAAACCTCGTATGATCCGTTCTTGA
- the LOC117836179 gene encoding dihydroceramide fatty acyl 2-hydroxylase FAH1, producing MVVQEFTVDLNKPLVFQVGHLEERYQEWVHQPIVSKEGPRFFGNDVLEFLTRTKWWAVPTIWLPVVCYFFVKSILMGHTIQEVVLIALFGIFIWTLIEYTLHRFLFHIETKTYWSNTAHYLLHGCHHKHPMDSLRLVFPPTATAILCFPFWNLVAFFATPSTTPALFGGGLLGYVMYDCTHYYLHHGQPSKDPAKHLKRYHLNHHFRIQDKGFGITSTLWDTIFGTLPPSATTGKKN from the exons ATGGTTGTCCAGGAGTTCACTGTTGATCTGAACAAGCCTCTTGTTTTCCAG GTTGGCCATCTTGAGGAACGTTACCAGGAATGGGTTCACCAACCTATCGTCAGCAAGGAGGGTCCACGTTTTTTCGGAAATGATGTCCTGGAG TTCTTGACACGCACAAAGTGGTGGGCTGTGCCAACCATATGGCTGCCTGTTGTTTGCTACTTCTTCGTGAAGTCTATTCTGATGGGTCATACCATTCAGGAAGTAGTTCTGATAGCTCTGTTTGGAATATTTATTTGGACATTGATTGAATATACTTTGCACCGTTTCCTATTCCACATTGAGACCAAAACCTACTG GTCAAACACCGCACATTACCTTCTTCATGGGTGCCACCATAAGCACCCTATGGACTCTCTCAGGCTTGTATTTCCTCCTACTGCAACAGCAATTTTGTGTTTCCCA ttcTGGAACCTGGTTGCTTTCTTTGCAACTCCATCTACCACTCCTGCATTGTTTGGAGGTGGTCTATTGGGATATGTGATGTATGATTGCACCCACTACTATCTGCACCATGGACAACCATCCAAGGACCCAGCAAAACATCTCAAG CGGTATCACCTCAACCACCACTTCAGAATCCAAGACAAGGGCTTTGGCATCACCTCAACGCTCTGGGACACTATTTTTGGTACATTGCCTCCATCGGCGACAACTGGGAAGAAGAACTGA
- the LOC117836177 gene encoding tubulin beta-7 chain, which produces MREILHIQGGQCGNQIGAKFWEVICDEHGIDATGRYAGDSDLQLERINVYYNEASGGRFVPRAVLMDLEPGTMDSVRSGPFGQIFRPDNFVFGQSGAGNNWAKGHYTEGAELIDSVLDVVRKEAENCDCLQGFQVCHSLGGGTGSGMGTLLISKIREEYPDRMMLTFSVFPSPKVSDTVVEPYNATLSVHQLVENADECMVLDNEALYDICFRTLKLATPTFGDLNHLISATMSGVTCCLRFPGQLNSDLRKLAVNLIPFPRLHFFMVGFAPLTSRGSQQYRALTVPELTQQMWDAKNMMCAADPRHGRYLTASAMFRGKMSTKEVDEQMLNVQNKNSSYFVEWIPNNVKSSVCDIPPKGLKMAGTFVGNSTSIQEMFRRVSEQFTAMFRRKAFLHWYTGEGMDEMEFTEAESNMNDLVAEYQQYQDATADEEYEDEEEEEAVAE; this is translated from the exons ATGAGGGAGATCCTGCACATCCAGGGCGGGCAGTGCGGGAACCAGATCGGCGCCAAGTTCTGGGAGGTGATCTGCGACGAGCACGGCATCGACGCCACGGGCCGCTACGCGGGGGACTCGGACCTCCAGCTCGAGCGCATCAACGTCTACTACAACGAGGCCAGCGGGGGGCGGTTCGTGCCTCGCGCCGTGCTCATGGACCTCGAGCCAGGGACCATGGACTCCGTGCGCTCGGGCCCCTTCGGCCAGATCTTCCGCCCCGACAACTTCGTCTTCGGCCAGTCCGGCGCCGGCAACAACTGGGCCAAGGGACACTACACCGAGGGCGCCGAGCTCATCGACTCCGTCCTCGACGTCGTCCGCAAGGAGGCCGAGAACTGCGACTGCCTCCAGG GTTTCCAAGTTTGCCATTCGTTGGGAGGAGGCACTGGATCTGGCATGGGCACCCTTCTTATTTCTAAGATCAGGGAGGAGTACCCTGATAGGATGATGTTGACCTTCTCTGTCTTCCCATCGCCAAAAGTTTCAGATACTGTTGTGGAGCCATACAATGCTACTCTTTCGGTTCACCAACTTGTTGAGAATGCTGATGAATGTATGGTGCTTGACAATGAAGCTCTGTATGACATATGCTTCCGCACGCTAAAGCTCGCCACCCCTACCT TTGGTGACCTGAACCATCTTATCTCTGCTACCATGAGTGGTGTCACATGCTGCCTGAGGTTCCCTGGTCAGCTCAACTCCGACCTGCGCAAGCTTGCTGTGAACCTCATCCCGTTCCCTCGTCTCCATTTCTTCATGGTTGGCTTTGCGCCGCTGACCTCACGTGGATCACAGCAGTACCGTGCCCTCACCGTCCCTGAGCTGACTCAGCAGATGTGGGATGCCAAGAACATGATGTGCGCCGCCGACCCCCGCCATGGCCGCTACCTCACGGCCTCAGCCATGTTCCGCGGGAAGATGAGCACCAAGGAGGTGGACGAGCAGATGCTCAACGTCCAGAACAAGAACTCTTCCTACTTCGTGGAGTGGATCCCCAACAACGTCAAGTCCAGCGTGTGTGACATCCCGCCCAAGGGGCTGAAGATGGCGGGCACCTTCGTGGGGAACTCCACCTCCATCCAGGAGATGTTCCGCAGGGTGAGCGAGCAGTTCACCGCCATGTTCAGGCGCAAGGCCTTCTTGCACTGGTACACCGGTGAGGGCATGGACGAGATGGAGTTCACCGAGGCTGAGAGCAACATGAACGACCTGGTTGCAGAGTACCAGCAGTACCAGGATGCCACCGCTGACGAGGAGtacgaggatgaggaggaagaggaagctgtGGCCGAATAG
- the LOC117839284 gene encoding inosine-5'-monophosphate dehydrogenase, with translation MAASSADLADDGFSAPRLFSQGVSYTYDDVIFLPGYIGFPADAVDLSTRLSRRLPLSIPCVASPMDTVSEAPMAAAMASLGAAAVVHCNTEPDAQAAIVRAAKSRRLPFVSSVPFFAPSSAPTLNDFAGYEYALVTELGDSLSRLVGVAVAADAASREVPAPVSEYMLPAPRSASASFDFEQAAAFLADEGLDCAPLISDDGEVIDLITAKDVERIRSYPKLGKPSLGADGKFIVAASIGTREDDKRRLEQLVKAGANAIVIDSSQGNSIYQLDMIKYAKKMYPEVDLIGGNVVTIAQAQNLIQAGVDGLRVGMGSGSICTTQEVCAVGRGQATAVYKVSSYANDHNVPVIADGGISNSGHIVKALSLGASTVMMGSFLAGSHEAPGTYEYKDGRRVKKYRGMGSLEAMTKGSDARYLGDTLKLKVAQGVVGAVADKGSVLRFIPYTMQAVKQGFQDLGASSLQSAHDLLRSETLRLEVRTGAAQVEGGIHGLVSYEKKAF, from the exons AtggcggcgagcagcgcggaCCTCGCCGACGATGGCTTCTCCGCGCCGCGCCTCTTCTCGCAGGGCGTCTCCTACACCTACGACGACGTCATCTTCCTCCCGGGCTACATCGGCTtccccgccgacgccgtcgaccTCTCCACCCGCCTCTCCCGCCGCCTGCCGCTCTCCATCCCCTGCGTCGCGTCCCCCATGGACACCGTCTCCGAGGCCCCCATGGCCGCGGCCATGGCCtcgctcggcgccgccgccgtcgttcaCTGCAACACCGAGCCCGACGCCCAGGCCGCCATCGTCCGCGCCGCCAagtcccgccgcctccccttcgTGTCATCCGTTCCCTTCTTCGCCCCGTCATCCGCCCCGACGCTCAACGATTTCGCTGGCTATGAATACGCCCTCGTCACCGAGCTCGGGGATTCGCTCTCCAGGCTCGTCGGCGTCGCAGTTGCGGCCGATGCGGCTTCTCGCGAGGTTCCTGCCCCTGTGTCGGAATACATGCTGCCCGCTCCCCGCTCAGCCTCCGCCTCCTTTGACTTCGAACAAGCCGCTGCCTTCCTTGCTGACGAAGGTTTGGATTGCGCCCCTCTCATATCCGATGACGGCGAGGTTATTGACCTGATCACCGCCAAGGATGTCGAGCGCATCCGGAGCTATCCCAAGCTAGGCAAGCCGTCTCTGGGAGCGGATGGGAAGTTTATAGTCGCGGCCTCCATTGGGACCCGTGAGGATGACAAGCGAAGGCTGGAGCAGCTAGTTAAGGCGGGGGCAAATGCTATCGTCATTGATAGTTCGCAGGGGAACTCCATTTACCAGCTTGATATGATCAAGTATGCGAAGAAGATGTATCCTGAGGTGGATTTGATCGGAGGCAATGTGGTGACAATTGCGCAGGCGCAGAATTTGATTCAAGCTGGTGTGGATGGATTGCGTGTTGGAATGGGGTCCGGCTCAATTTGCACTACCCAGGAAGTTTGTGCTGTTGGAAGGGGACAG GCTACAGCAGTGTATAAGGTTTCATCTTATGCCAATGATCACAATGTACCGGTTATCGCTGATGGGGGAATTTCAAACTCTGGACATATTGTGAAAGCTCTGTCGCTGGGGGCATCCACTGTTATGATGGGAAGCTTTTTGGCCGGCAGTCATGAAGCTCCTGGTACTTATGAGTACAAG GACGGCCGCCGAGTCAAAAAGTACAGAGGCATGGGATCTCTGGAAGCGATGACAAAGGGGAGTGATGCAAGGTACCTTGGTGATACTCTCAAGCTCAAAGTTGCGCAGGGAGTTGTTGGAGCAGTAGCCGACAAAGGTTCCGTTCTGAGGTTCATTCCTTACACAATGCAAGCAGTTAAGCAAGGATTCCAAGATCTTGGTGCATCCTCTCTGCAGTCAGCTCATGATCTTTTGCGATCAGAGACTCTCAGATTAGAG GTGAGGACCGGCGCTGCCCAGGTTGAAGGAGGAATCCATGGGCTGGTCTCATATGAGAAGAAGGCATTCTAG
- the LOC117839307 gene encoding actin-depolymerizing factor 2: MAFMRSHSNASSGMGVAPNIRETFVELQMKKAFRYVIFKIEEKQKQVVVEKTGATTESYDDFLASLPENDCRYALYDFDFVTGENVQKSKIFFIAWSPSTSRIRAKMLYATSKDRMKHELDGFHYEIQATDPTEMDIEVLRERAH; encoded by the exons ATGGCCTTCATGCGCTCCCAC TCAAATGCATCTTCCGGCATGGGAGTTGCTCCTAACATCAGGGAGACATTTGTTGAGCTTCAGATGAAGAAGGCATTCCGATATGTTATCTTCAAAATTGaggaaaagcaaaagcaggtggTTGTGGAGAAGACGGGCGCTACTACTGAAAGCTATGATGATTTTTTGGCCTCTCTCCCAGAAAATGACTGCAGATATGCTCTGTATGATTTCGACTTTGTCACTGGGGAGAATGTGCAGAAAAGCAAGATCTTTTTCATTGCCTG GTCCCCATCGACATCCCGCATTCGTGCGAAGATGCTGTACGCCACCTCCAAGGACCGCATGAAGCATGAGCTTGATGGGTTCCATTACGAGATCCAGGCAACCGACCCAACCGAGATGGACATCGAGGTCCTCCGGGAGCGGGCTCACTGA
- the LOC117835003 gene encoding uncharacterized protein, with translation MADSSALVVSGAGSGAARQQQHPLSQIAASGTHRLLLKQWVKEEDLLARRVALREARLDGARKEIAFLYCAFFAFHAASVLLLFLSSASAGSPSPAACRRSWIPCLVSLLSSLAMLWALRYKSDTEAVLERLLAREREDALLLGRCVSELKRKGLDFDLLKEVDALRRAKSLRVEAKGAEKARRWQARDLAVFALFAAACGVLVLTRFLLCN, from the coding sequence ATGGCCGACTCCAGCGCTCTCGTCGTCTCCGGCGCCGGGTCCGGGGccgcgcggcagcagcagcacccgcTGAGCCAGATCGCGGCGAGCGGGACGCACCGGCTGCTTCTGAAGCAGTGGGTCAAGGAGGAGGACCTGCTGGCGCGCCGCGTCGCGCTGCGGGAGGCCCGTCTCGACGGCGCGCGCAAGGAGATCGCCTTCCTCTACTGCGCCTTCTTTGCCTTccacgccgcctccgtcctcctcctcttcctctcctccgcctccgccggatCGCCGTCCCCCGCCGCGTGCAGGAGGTCCTGGATCCCCTGCCTCGTCTCGCTGCTCTCGTCCCTCGCCATGCTCTGGGCGCTGCGGTACAAGTCCGACACGGAGGCCGTCCTGGAGCGCCTCCTCGCGCGGGAGCGGGAGGACGCGCTGCTCCTCGGCAGGTGCGTCTCCGAGCTCAAGCGCAAGGGCCTCGACTTCGACCTGCTCAAGGAGGTGGACGCgctgcgaagggccaagagccTCCGAGTCGAGGCCAAGGGAGCCGAGAAGGCCAGGCGCTGGCAGGCCAGGGACCTCGCCGTCTTCGCGCTCTTCGCCGCCGCATGCGGGGTGCTCGTGCTCACCAGGTTCCTGCTCTGTAATTAG